The nucleotide window TCCCTCTAATCACCTCTGTAGAGTTTAATAAAGGCAGGAATAACCACCCTAGAAAAAACTGAGCAAACGCTACCATTGTAAAGGGTTTGATCAGCCAATTTACCACTAGAGTTAATAGGACTGGTTTAGGGGTTTTAGCCGCCTGAACGGTTTGAGAAAAGTCTATTTTTACCATGATAGGATACATCATGAAAAACAGACAAATAGCGATCGGAATAGACACATTATAGATACTCATGGCATCTAATGTTTGAGCAACTCCGGGAAAAATTCGACCTAAAGCAATACCCGCCAGAATGCACAAAATTACCCACACTGTCAGATATTTTTCAAAAACACTGAGGCTTCCCCCTGCTTTTACCGCTTTAGGGTTAATTTGAGATCGTTGATTAGTCATCGCTTTACTTATTTTTAGTGGTTTCAATGTGTATCTGGGCTTGTTTTCGCTGTAATTCGGGAAGAGTGACATTAAATTGGGCTACTCCACCAAATACCGTTCCCGCTTCTCCTTTATTGAAGGTAATTTCATTGATGTGATAGGATTCCTCGGTTAAAGGAATGTAACCAACAGCTTGAACAATTTCTTCAACTTGTTTTAGATAAAAGGTGATAAATTGTCTCAAATCCTCTTTTTCTTGGGAGGCTTTGAGATTGACATAAATAAATAAAGGACGGGCTAAAGGCTGATATTGGGCTTTGGCTACAGCCTCTCTAGTGGGTGCGATCGCTCCTTTGCCGCTATCGATTTCTACTGCTTTGAGTTTATTTTGATTCGCTTCGTAGTAAGATAACCCAAAATAACCTAAAGCATCAGGATCTTGACTGACTCCTTGTACAATAATGTTGTCGTCTTCTGTGGCAACATAATCTTGACGGGATGCGTCTTCAGCCCCGACAATTGCCTCATTAAAGTAGCCAAACGTTCCTGACTTACTTCCTGCCCCAAATAGATTCAGAGGGCGATCCGGAAATTCCGCTCTAATTTGATTCCATCGGCTAATTTTCCCTTCAGCAGCCGGTTCCCACATTTTTTTTAACTCTTGTGTCGTTAAAGTCTTAGCCCAGGTATTATTGGGGTTAACGACTACGGTTAAGGCATCAAAAGCAACCGGTAACTCGATATAAGATACACCGTTGCGACTACATAAAGCCATCTCCTCAGCAAGAATAGGACGAGACGCATTATTAATATCAGTTTTACCTTCACAAAATTGGCGAAAACCTCCCGTTGTTCCCGATACTTCTAGGCTAATATTAGTGTCTTGTTTTCTGTTCGTTTTAAACTCTTCTACTACTTTTTCGGTGATAGGATAAACCGTACTAGATCCATCAATTTTAATGTCTTGAGACTCTTCAGGGACAGAAGCACAAGAAACCAAAATTAGGGCAATTCCTAAGCTTAAGAGTTGCGAGGGAAAACCTTCCGTTTGTTTCCGCTCGATCGTCTTCATTTTTTATCTCAACTTTGTTGATTTACTTGTTAGCTTACCATATTATATCAATTTTTTTTGATATATCAAGTAAAGAAATTTAAACTGATGACTGAACAGTCTAAAATTTTAGTCTGGGGAGTCTTGACAAGAGCGGGCGGGAAAAATAGAAGCAAACCGTCTTAATTCTGACAAATACTCTTCTAAAATCAAAAATTGTGCCAAATTAAGACGATAATAAATCCAGCGCCCTTCTTGGCGTGAAAAGAGTAATTTAGCTTCTTTTAAGGTTTTGAGGTGAAAAGAAAGCTTAGATTGAGCTAGATTGAGCTTTTCACATAGCTCACAGACACATAACTCCTGAGAGCGCAATAAATCTATTATTTGTAATCTAATCGGATCTGACAAAGCATGAAAACTGGTCAGGACTGTTGTTAAATCAGAAGAGGTCTTAACTTGCATCAAATTTAATTGATAAACTGTATCTATTATAACGCAAAGGAGGTGTCGATCGAGAGGCTCTAGTGGTCTGTCAATCTTAAATAGACGGGTTGAGACAGGCAGGGGAAGCAGAGGGAGCAGAGGAAGCAGGGGGAGATTTAACCCTCAAAATTAGCTTGACACAGCACTAGGGTGAATAAGATTTAGACAAAAGCCAATAAAACAAGAAAAAAATTAAATTATTCTATATATTTGTGTCTAAGACTTAAATAAAATAAGTAATCTAGCTATCATGAAAATTATAAGTATCTGTCTATAGTTTAATTTTTTTGCCTACTTAATTAGGAAATAACATGAGCAATAAAACTGATTATCCTTGTGCTACACCGGTTAATATTCCTGCTGGATATTTAAATATTATGGGTGTGCGATTCGTTGGCTAGAAATCAGCCAAAACCCTCTCTGGGTCTAGGTTAGAAGGATTAGCCTTCAAGGAACTGAACCTTGAAAACTGTATAACCATGTTGGTGAGATTAGTATCCTAGAAAGTCAAGTCCAACCCTCGCGTGTATCGAGTGAAAGCACTTCCCTCAAGGTAGCGACTAGCCATCAATCCTTGAAGCAGGGATGAACGGCGGTAAGTTCTAGTCCTTAAGAACAATCCCGTCTAGCAGGAATCTATGGAGAACGAAAGTAAAGCTTCGATTAATGTCATCGAAATATTTGATTTAGTAGCGAAAGAGGAATGATACGCTGCACTCAAAAAGAGGACGGGACAATCTTTCTGAAAGAGGGTGTCAGAAAGTACACAATAAGAGGTTTTGATTGAACACCCATGTCAATCAAATACACAACTCAAATCCCCGGTGATACAGAAGCCTCCTAACGATTCAACCAATGGTTATGCGGAACGAATTAACTTCCTTATAAGCTCTCAGAGTGGTCGATTCTCTGAGTAGTCAGCTAAGACGAAACATCTAGAGAAATCTAGGCTGTAGGGAAGCAGGATTGAGTCAGAAGCCAACGCCTTACTGTAATGGTAAGGATACGCTGACGGACTCACGATTAATTGGAAGGAAAAGGTACAAGTAGGAGCAAATATGCCTAAAACAGATTCAACTAGGAATACTGTGGGATGTGGACAAATCAGACCGAAACTCCAGTGGAATCAAATCAACTGGAAACAACTGGAACGACGAGTCTTTAAACTTCAAAAGCGCATTTTCCAAGCTGCTAGTCGTGGCGATGTTAGAACAGTTCGCAGACTCCAGAAGACCCTTTTACGCTCTTGGTCAGCAAAAATGCTAGCTGTCAGACGGGTAACACAAGACAATCAAGGTCGTAAAACTGCCGGTGTGGATGGCGTGAAATCGTTAACCCCAAAGCAACGAATGAACCTTGTAGGGCAACTCAAATTGACCTGTAAAGCCAAGCCCACTAGAAGAGTTTGGATACCTAAACCAGGAAAAGACGAGAAACGTCCATTAGGAATCCCATGTATGTCTGAGAGAGCATTACAAGCGTTAGTAAAAATAGCATTAGAACCAGAATGGGAGGCTAAATTCGAGCCAAACAGTTATGGTTTTAGACCAGGACGCGGATGTCACGATGCTATTGAAGCAATATTCTCACAACTACGCGCTAAAGCCAAATACGTTCTAGACGCGGACATCTCCAAATGCTTCGATAAAATTAACCATGAAAAACTGCTCTTAAAACTAAATACCTTCCCCACCCTACGAAGACAAATTCGAGCTTGGTTAAAAGCTGGTGTGATGGATGGAGGCAAACTATTTCCAACCGAAGAAGGGACACCACAGGGAGGCGTTATAAGTCCTCTACTAGCCAATATCGCCCTACACGGAATGGAAAAAATCATTAAATCGTTTGCAGAAGAACCTGGAAAAGACCTCAAAAAAGAATTTCCATTGAATTCAAAAAGAGATAGAGCTTCATCTATCGCCCTAATCCGATATGCAGACGATTTCGTCCTAATCCACGAAAGCCTAGCCGTAGTGGAAAAGGGCAAGGAGATACTCGAAACATGGTTAAATGAACTAGGACTAGAATTAAAACTCGAAAAGACCCGAATCACCCATACCCTGGAAAAACATCAAGGAAAAGTGGGATTTAACTTTTTAGGGTTCAATGTCCGACAATACAAGTGTAGTCGGCATAAAGCCATGAAAAACACTCGTGGAAAAAACCTCGGCTTTACTCTAACAATAAAGCCAATGAGAGAAAAAGTCCTAGAACATTACAAAAAACTTCGTGACATCGTAGATGCCCATAAAGCTGCTCCCCAAGCTGCCCTGATTTCCAAATTAAATCCAATAATTAGAGGTTGGTCAAACTACTACAGTACGGTAGTAAGTAGTGAAGAAAAGTCACTCTTAGACCATCTCCTATACCTTAAATTAAATAGTTGGGCAAAAAGAAGGCATCCAAATAAAGGGGTCAATAAAATCATGGAAAAATACTGGCATATCAAACAATTAGGGAAATGGAAATTCTGTACCTTAGAAGACGGAAAAATAACATCCCAACTTCTAAAACACTCAGAAATACACCATAGAATTCACACTAAAGTGAAAGGTAGTGCCAGCCCCTATGACGGTGATTTAATTGAATGGAGTAAAAGAATGGGTAATAATCCTATTATTCCAACCAGGATTTCTAAGTTACTCAAGGCACAAAAGGGAAAATGTGTCCAATGCGGATTGTTCTTTAAAAATGGAGATAAATTAGAAGTTGACCACATCAAACCAAAGTCTTTAGGCGGAAGGGATGAATACAAAAACTGGCAACTACTCCATCGTCATTGCCACGATGAAAAGACTACTTTAGATGGTAGTATTGGCGACAAATCTGGCTGTAACAGTGCCAAGCCTAAATCACAATCAATATTTCCAGAGAACTATCGATGGATTGATGATTTGTTGGTGTGCAGTGTACGTGACAAGTACCAATTAATTGAGGAGCCGGATGAGGTGAAAGTCTCACGTCCGGTTCTGAAGACGAGTCAGAGGGGTGACTCTCTGGCTTAGTTTAACTATATCGATGAATCAGAAGTTAATGGGCCGGGTTGTCGTGCGGTAGTATGGGTACAAGGATGTAAAAGGGAATGTCCTGGTTGTTTTAATCCTACATCTTGGTCTTTTGAAATTAATCAACTAATTAGTGTAGAAGAATTAGCTCAAAAAATTCTCAATAACCCCCGAAATCAAGGCGTGACTTTTTCCGGAGGAGAGCCTTTTTGGCAAGCTCCCGCATTAGCTCTATTAGCTCAACAGGTTAAGGCAGCAGGGTTGAATGTGATGTCTTTTAGTGGCTTTACCTTAAATGAACTACAATCGGATCATGCGCCTCCAGGAGCAAAAGATTTACTCGCTCAACTCGATATTTTAATTGATGGCCCTTATGTAGAATCTTTGGCAATTAATTCTCCCACTTCTCCGGTTTCATCTCGTAATCAAAAAGTCAATATTTTTAATCCTGCCTTTGAAGATAAAATTACTTGGGCTAGTGATCAAATTGAGATTCATATTCTCAAAGATGGTAGTCGTATTATTACAGGCTTTCGGGGTCAAATGGGAATTGATAATTGACAATTGACAAATCTTGATTTTTAATGAACTATGATTGATGGTTCAGAGTTGATCTTTCATTATCAATCATCCCTTATCAATTCTCCCTGATTAGAAGTTTTTAGCTTTGGTTGACGTTGTTCTAAATCTCCATAAGTCTTGATGAATTTGACTAATATCCTCTTTCAGTTCACTAGCAACCTGAGTTACTTTTTGGGTTAGCTTAGGTTGTAGCCGTGCAGAGGGTGTCGGCATTCCATCAAGATAAACTAACAAGTACAGAGGGAATGTAATAGTCCCTGCTAAAAATAGTCTTTTCAACATCTTACACATCACACACACACCACATCAATATTGAGCAAGATATTTCTTGCCAAATTAATCATAACTCAGGTTGTTTAAGCCATACAACTTCGAGTGACAGTTAGTCAACTGGTTATTTAGTTTTGTTAATTATTGTTGCGATTTAATCACTTTCCTCTGGGAATTAACTTCATACTAATTCTGTAAATTTGAACACCACTGAAATTGTAGGATACGTCGATGACGCATCAAAAACTGTAGTTCTCTTTTTAAGCATTGGGATCAATTTGAAACTGAAAGCTTCCAGCTTTAATGATTTATACAAATTCTCTAAACTTTGGCTACAGAACGAAATTCAAGTCCCCCTTAAAAAGGGGGATTTAGGGGGATCAAGGATCTGTAGTATTCTTTTAGAGAATTGGTATTACATACAGATAACTTTAATGAAAGTCCACCTACTTATCAATCAATTCATTTTTTTAAATTATTTCAGTAAAAACATTTTGTTAATTCAGAGTTTCAATTAGATTAAACCCAATCTTCATCATCCTCATCAAAATCTTCTGGTAAATTTTCATCAAAATTGTTTTCTTCCTCTCCTTCGTCTTCTCTATCTGGACTATCAAATAGAGGTTGAACCGGGGGAGAAATGATCTCAGGTAAAATTTCCGACGGTTTTTTCCCATCTATTTCCGTGACAATAACATCATCACTTTTTAAAAAAACTATTCTTCCTTTAGCATCACAAGCCGTTATCATCATCACTTTATCTGGATGATCGCTGGTGAATAGATCGCTGAAAACACGAGAGGGAAGAGAACTTTTTTCTGTCCCTATTCCTGTCCCCAGTAAAATATATTCGTTTCCTGTATCTAAGTGTTTTACAATAATCGTCATTAGTTAATGGATAATGGATAATTATTTATTTTAAGGTTAACTGTTAACTGTTAACTATTTTTGTTGACTGCTATGGGTACGAGGATCGCTAGTAGCAGCATTAACACCAGGATTAAAAGTAGAAATTTGACCGTTAGAAGAAGCATAAGGTAAAGAGGTTTCTGCAATTAAAGCATCTAAGTTAGCTTCTATAATTGATGGAGGTTGTTCTCCTAGGCTTTGGGCAATCTCTTCTCCCTTGTTATTAAAATAAACAAAATGGGGAATCCCATCAACTCGATACCGTAAAATTTCCGGCAGCCATTTGCTATTATCAACATTCAGCATAGCAAAATTAACTTGATCCCCATACTTGCTTTTAATTTCTGCGAGATCGTCAGCCATCGCTTGACAGCTAGTACACCAATCCGCATAAAATTCTGTTAAAGTGGGTTTTCCATTGGTTAAAGCTACGTCGATCGGGGTGGACTTTTGCGCTTGTGCTTCTAAAGAGTTTGAGTTAGCCTGAGTTTGAAAACCGAGAAAAATTGCCGCACTGAGGACAATAGCGACGATCGCAATGAGACTATTTCTGATTCGCTTAGGAGAGGTTACGGTTGACATAGATCGTTAGAGATTAAAATAAGAGTTGTTAACTACTGTAATAGAATTTTAGAATTTTTGACCATTGAAGAAAATGCAACCTAAAAGGGTCTTAGCTGAGGGATGAAAAAACGGGTAACTTTGACTTTTGGAAGAAATAACGTCTATATGCCAGTCACTTACATTTTGGCGAAGGATTTTAATGTAGCTGCCAATATTATCCGTGCCCAAGTAGCCCCTAATCAAGTGGGTAAGTTGGTGGTTGAGTTGTCGGGGGATATTGATGAGTTAGAAGCGGCTATAGAATGGTTACGATCGCAAAGTATTACGGTTTCTTTGGCCAGTCGAGAGATTCTCATTGATGAGGAAAGTTGTGTACACTGTGGGTTATGTACGGGAGTCTGTCCAACCGAGGCACTTAGACTTGAACCGGAGACATTTAAATTAAAATTTGTGCGTTCTCGCTGTGTGGTTTGTGAACAATGTATCCCGACTTGTCCAGTTCAGGCTATTTCGACTAATCTTTAAAAGAGTTGGAAGTTTTGGAGAAGGAAGCACAGGAGACTAATGCCACTTCAATAAAGGTTTTAGAACGGTTTGTGCAAGATTAAGATAAAAGAAAAATAAATTGAGGTCAGAATGATGACAAAAACATCTACTCAAACTCTGTATAGTAAAGATTTTGCTCTTTGGGTTGAGGAGACTGTCAACCAATTAAAAGCGAAAGAATTTAATCAAGTTGATTGGGATAATTTAATTGAGGAGATTGAATCTTTGGCAAAAAAAGATAAGAGAGAATTAGAAAGTCGCTTAACCACTTTATTTGAACACGCTTTAAAACGTCAATATGTTCCCTTGCCTGATTGCTATCGAGGTTGGGAGGTAACTATTTCTCGCACTCAACAAGAGTTAAACCTAATTCTTAGAGATTCTCCCAGTCTGGGTAATTATTTTTTGCAAGTGATTGATGAATGTTATAAAAATGCTTTGAAAAATATCCGTAAGGAATATGATACAGAATTTCCTGATGCTTATCTGTTGACTAGAGATGTAGATAGGTTACTAACTGAAGATTTTTGGAAGGCAAGATAATCATGAATAAAATGGCTTTCAAAGGATTTTAATGTAGCTGCCAATATTATCCGTGCCCAAGTAGCCCCTAATCAAGTGGGTAAGTTGGTGGTTGAGTTGTCGGGGGATATCGATGAGTTAGAAGCGGCTATAGAATGGTTACGATCGCAAAATATTACGGTTTCTTTGGCCAGTCGAGAGATTCTCATTGATGAGGAAAGTTGTGTACACTGTGGGTTATGTACGGGAGTCTGTCCAACCGAAGCACTCAGACTTGAACCGGAGACATTTAAATTAAAGTTTGTGCGTTCTCGCTGTGTGGTTTGTGAACAATGTATCCCGACTTGTCCGGTTCAGGCTATTTCGACTAATCTTTAATTAATTGTACAGTAGCTCATTACTCTAAATGCTTAATAGGCAGATGAATTAATTCTTGTAATTTTTCTGCTACCTCAACACGATGACAGCGATGATGATCCATTTCTGCACATAACAGTAAAACAGTTTTGGATTGAGTTTTTTGAGCAATATCTTGTAAAACTTGCTCCGCTTTTTTAGGATCAGGGGAAACCCAATGACTTGTTCCTGAAACATTTCCTAATGTCGTTTCCGATAAATATTCTATTCCTTGTTCATGGCAAAATTTTTCAAGTTGATCCCCATACCATTTACGACTCCAAGCGCGAGGTTTTTCTCGAACATCAATAAGAAAATCAATCTTAAATTCTTTAATGTAATCTAATAAAGTATCATAATTAACTCTATTTCCGTAGCCAAATGTTAAAATAAAATACTGATCTTTAGATGTTTTGTTCATGATTTTAAAATAACTCCATTTGTTCAAATTTTACCAAAGGAGGATAAAATCAACCGATAATCATAAAAGACTTAACATGATTTTTAAGGTTTCCGACAATAAAATATAAATCTTTATTTTGAAGAAAATCATCTTCTAATTTTTGTCTTACTTTTTCCAAAGCTTCCTGTTCAGCTTCTAAACCTGATAAGTTGGATTTATCCCGGCAATTACGATAAAGCTGCATAATTTCCCAATCACTAATTGAGTATTTATGAGATACATTATCTTCATCTGTAAATTGATAAACAAATTTATAAGGAATTTTTTCTAGGTCTATATGGGGTTCAAATAAATCTAATTGGTTTAATACAGCCTGTTGCTTTTGATTCCATTCCCTAGAAGTTTTTTCATGATTATACCTTGCAATAGATTTGGGTTTAATAATACCTAATGATTTGCCATTACTTTGAATTTCTGCAATAGAACTAAATTGTAAAGGCAAAACAAATGATTTTCTTTCCTGCCAATTATTATCTGTTCCTATTTTTCTAATGATTTGTAAAGAATCATCATCAATCCTATAGCTTTCTGATCGGTAGTCCTTATCATTCCTTTCAATTTCAGCACTAATAATTGCCCATCGAGGATAACGTTTATCAAACTCTAGATAACGATACCTAATTGGATAAATTCTAATCCATTGTAGCGGATTTTCTTCATCATCTAATAATACCCCGGCTGTACACACTGTCTCTTTATATTTAGTGCTAATGGAGGGATAAGTTTTAGTGGCAATTAAAATTTTTCTTCTTTCCATAATGTTTAGATAAGTATTTGGCTAATTTTTAGGTTATCTTCCCCATCATCGTTACTGTTAACTCATTTTCCCGTCGAAAGCATCCCAGAAAATGACGAATACTGTCCCCCGGTAACAGTTCAACCAAAAATTCCTCCCTTTTTTCAACACTCTTGTACAGTGACTCATTATTTGTCAAGATTAAACTTGCTAGGATAGAAGATAAATGATTTTGTAAGGAGTTGGGTGTGACTGTAAAACCTGAATGGCTGAGGGTAAAAGCGCCTCAATGGCAACGAGTGGGAAGTGTTAAAGAAATTCTTCGAGATTTAGCCTTAAATACCGTCTGTGAAGAAGCGTCTTGTCCGAATATTGGCGAATGTTTCCACGCCGGAACCGCTACTTTTTTAATTATGGGGCCGGCTTGTACCCGTGCCTGTCCCTATTGTGACATCGATTTTGAAAAAAAACCCTTACCCCTCGATCAAAGCGAACCTCTACGGTTAGCTGAAGCAGTACAACGCCTCAAACTCAATCATGTCGTCATTACTTCTGTCAACCGAGATGACTTACCCGATGGGGGTGCGTCTCAATTTGTCCGATGTATCGAAGAAGTCCGCAAAATATCCCCTCATACAACCATAGAAGTGTTAATTCCCGATTTGTGCGGCAATTGGGACGCATTAGCCCTAATTTTACAAGCTAATCCCGAAGTTCTCAACCACAATACCGAAACTATCCCCCGATTATATCGACGGGTTCGTCCTCAAGCCAACTATGAGCGATCGCTCGAACTGCTCCAACGTACCCGACACTTAGCCCCTCAAGTTTACACTAAATCGGGGATCATGGTCGGACTTGGAGAAAGTGACGAAGAAGTGCGTCAAGTGATGGAAGATTTACGCCGAGTAGAGTGTGATATTCTCACCATAGGACAATATCTTCAACCCTCTCAAAAACATTTAGGGGTACAAGAGTTTGTTACTCCTGGACAATTTGAAGCTTGGCGAGAATACGGGGAAAGCATCGGTTTTTTACAAGTGGTGTCTTCTCCTTTAACCCGGAGTTCCTATCATGCAGAACAAGTCAGAAATTTAATGCAAAAATATCCCCGTTCCCTCATAAAGAGTTAACCGTTATCAGTTAACAGTAAACAGGTGTAACTTAACCCACAACAGTTAATCTCGAAAGAATAGATGACTGATGACTGATTCTTGTTCACTGTTCACTGTTAACTGTTAACTGTTCACTGTTAACTATTGGAACTGTTGCCGAAAACTTGTGTTTTAAGGGCTTCAAACTCCAAAATTAACTCTTTGCGGCTTTCCTCTTTGAGGAGATAACGATAGACAAACCAGGCGGTGTATCCTAATCCTACCAGTTCTAAAACCGGAGCCAGTAGGGGAATATCATCGATCGCCCCTAAAACCGCTAAAGTCACTTTAACCGTTACCAGACCAGCGATAATTAAGCCAATGGTAATCAGAGGTTTTTTATTATCTGCAAAAAAATCGCCGATGTAATCAGGCACTTTAGCCAAAGTGTCTAAAACGGGTTGTACATACTCCATCCAGGGTTGTTCAGCACTCGGTTTAGCTAAAGTTCCGGGTTCAGTCTTGATGGTGGTTTGATCAATTTGTTGCTCTTTTGCTTCCATATTCGCTCTATACCTTTAATCAGCTTGGTCATTTATGTATTATCACAAGCTAGTCATCCGATTAAACAGAGTAACTAACTT belongs to Gloeothece citriformis PCC 7424 and includes:
- a CDS encoding PstS family phosphate ABC transporter substrate-binding protein gives rise to the protein MKTIERKQTEGFPSQLLSLGIALILVSCASVPEESQDIKIDGSSTVYPITEKVVEEFKTNRKQDTNISLEVSGTTGGFRQFCEGKTDINNASRPILAEEMALCSRNGVSYIELPVAFDALTVVVNPNNTWAKTLTTQELKKMWEPAAEGKISRWNQIRAEFPDRPLNLFGAGSKSGTFGYFNEAIVGAEDASRQDYVATEDDNIIVQGVSQDPDALGYFGLSYYEANQNKLKAVEIDSGKGAIAPTREAVAKAQYQPLARPLFIYVNLKASQEKEDLRQFITFYLKQVEEIVQAVGYIPLTEESYHINEITFNKGEAGTVFGGVAQFNVTLPELQRKQAQIHIETTKNK
- a CDS encoding ArsR/SmtB family transcription factor — its product is MQVKTSSDLTTVLTSFHALSDPIRLQIIDLLRSQELCVCELCEKLNLAQSKLSFHLKTLKEAKLLFSRQEGRWIYYRLNLAQFLILEEYLSELRRFASIFPARSCQDSPD
- the ltrA gene encoding group II intron reverse transcriptase/maturase; its protein translation is MPKTDSTRNTVGCGQIRPKLQWNQINWKQLERRVFKLQKRIFQAASRGDVRTVRRLQKTLLRSWSAKMLAVRRVTQDNQGRKTAGVDGVKSLTPKQRMNLVGQLKLTCKAKPTRRVWIPKPGKDEKRPLGIPCMSERALQALVKIALEPEWEAKFEPNSYGFRPGRGCHDAIEAIFSQLRAKAKYVLDADISKCFDKINHEKLLLKLNTFPTLRRQIRAWLKAGVMDGGKLFPTEEGTPQGGVISPLLANIALHGMEKIIKSFAEEPGKDLKKEFPLNSKRDRASSIALIRYADDFVLIHESLAVVEKGKEILETWLNELGLELKLEKTRITHTLEKHQGKVGFNFLGFNVRQYKCSRHKAMKNTRGKNLGFTLTIKPMREKVLEHYKKLRDIVDAHKAAPQAALISKLNPIIRGWSNYYSTVVSSEEKSLLDHLLYLKLNSWAKRRHPNKGVNKIMEKYWHIKQLGKWKFCTLEDGKITSQLLKHSEIHHRIHTKVKGSASPYDGDLIEWSKRMGNNPIIPTRISKLLKAQKGKCVQCGLFFKNGDKLEVDHIKPKSLGGRDEYKNWQLLHRHCHDEKTTLDGSIGDKSGCNSAKPKSQSIFPENYRWIDDLLVCSVRDKYQLIEEPDEVKVSRPVLKTSQRGDSLA
- a CDS encoding thioredoxin family protein, with amino-acid sequence MSTVTSPKRIRNSLIAIVAIVLSAAIFLGFQTQANSNSLEAQAQKSTPIDVALTNGKPTLTEFYADWCTSCQAMADDLAEIKSKYGDQVNFAMLNVDNSKWLPEILRYRVDGIPHFVYFNNKGEEIAQSLGEQPPSIIEANLDALIAETSLPYASSNGQISTFNPGVNAATSDPRTHSSQQK
- a CDS encoding NIL domain-containing protein codes for the protein MKKRVTLTFGRNNVYMPVTYILAKDFNVAANIIRAQVAPNQVGKLVVELSGDIDELEAAIEWLRSQSITVSLASREILIDEESCVHCGLCTGVCPTEALRLEPETFKLKFVRSRCVVCEQCIPTCPVQAISTNL
- a CDS encoding DUF29 domain-containing protein; amino-acid sequence: MTKTSTQTLYSKDFALWVEETVNQLKAKEFNQVDWDNLIEEIESLAKKDKRELESRLTTLFEHALKRQYVPLPDCYRGWEVTISRTQQELNLILRDSPSLGNYFLQVIDECYKNALKNIRKEYDTEFPDAYLLTRDVDRLLTEDFWKAR
- a CDS encoding DUF488 domain-containing protein gives rise to the protein MNKTSKDQYFILTFGYGNRVNYDTLLDYIKEFKIDFLIDVREKPRAWSRKWYGDQLEKFCHEQGIEYLSETTLGNVSGTSHWVSPDPKKAEQVLQDIAQKTQSKTVLLLCAEMDHHRCHRVEVAEKLQELIHLPIKHLE
- the lipA gene encoding lipoyl synthase, with the translated sequence MTVKPEWLRVKAPQWQRVGSVKEILRDLALNTVCEEASCPNIGECFHAGTATFLIMGPACTRACPYCDIDFEKKPLPLDQSEPLRLAEAVQRLKLNHVVITSVNRDDLPDGGASQFVRCIEEVRKISPHTTIEVLIPDLCGNWDALALILQANPEVLNHNTETIPRLYRRVRPQANYERSLELLQRTRHLAPQVYTKSGIMVGLGESDEEVRQVMEDLRRVECDILTIGQYLQPSQKHLGVQEFVTPGQFEAWREYGESIGFLQVVSSPLTRSSYHAEQVRNLMQKYPRSLIKS
- a CDS encoding CAAD domain-containing protein; translation: MEAKEQQIDQTTIKTEPGTLAKPSAEQPWMEYVQPVLDTLAKVPDYIGDFFADNKKPLITIGLIIAGLVTVKVTLAVLGAIDDIPLLAPVLELVGLGYTAWFVYRYLLKEESRKELILEFEALKTQVFGNSSNS